ccactcaggaggctgaggcaggagaatcgcttgaacttgggaggcagaggttgcagtgagccgagatcatgccactgcactccagcctgggcaacagagcgagactccataaaaaagaaaaagagatttaattggctcacagttctgcaggtgttacaggaagcatagcacccACAtcactcagcttctggggaggcctcagagagcttttactcatggcagcaGGTGAAGAGGGAGCAGGCGAGTCACATAGTGAGAGCAGGAGCAGGCGAGAGAGAGGCCAGAGGTGCCACACGCTtctaaatgaccagatctcgtgGGAACccactatcacaaagacagctcTGAGCCGTGAGGGATCCGCCTCATGATCCACACACCTtctgccaggccccacctctagcaCTGGGgctcacaattcaacatgagatttgggtgaggacagatATCCAAACTGTGTGGACAGAGGTGGTGCTCCTCTACTTGTTGAACTCGTGAACACTAGTGAAGAGAACGCTGGTGTATTAGTCTGCCAGGCTGCTGTTGCAGAATACCATGAACTGGGCACTTAAGCAACTGAAATAGAttttctcacagtgctggaggctagaagtccaagatccaggtgccagcaggtttggtgtctcCTGAGGCCTCGCCCCTGcgcttgcagacagccaccttctcactggGTCCTCACAGGGCCTTTTTCTTTGAGCCAGTGTAGAGAGCtctgttctttcttcctctttttataagcaCACCAGTCCTATTTAATTAGGGTCCCACCCTATGGCCTCATTTaatcatttgttgttgttgttgttgtttgagacgaggtctcactgtgttgcccaggttagtctcaaacccctggtcacaagtgatcttcccacattggcctcccaaagtgctcagattacaggtgtgagccattgcgcccagtctcatttaaccttaattactaaTTTAAAGGTGCCatcatggccaggcgtggtggctcccacctgtaatcccagcacttttggaggccaaggtgggtggatcacttgcagccaggggttcgagaccagcctggccaacatggtgaaacccccgtctctactaaaaatacaaaaattagctgggcgtggtggcacatgcctgtaatcccagctactcaggaggctgaggcaggagaatcacttgaacctgggaggtggaggttgcagtgagccgagatcacgccactgcactccagcctgggtgacagagcgagactgtctcaaaaaaaaaaaaaaaaaaaaggtgccacCACCAAAGactgtcacattgggggttagggcttcaacctaCAGATTTGGAGGAAACACTGTTTAGTCCACAGTAACTGGAGAAGTTGAATTTAGAAGATGGgggttggggccaggcacagtgactcatgcctataatccagcgctttgggagaccaaggtgggaggatcacttgagctcaggagttcaagaccagactgggcaatatagcaagactccctctccacagaaaattaaaaaattagccaggtgtagtggtgtgtgcctgtagtcccagctactcggaggctgaggcagaaggatcgcttgagtgcaCGGGTTGTAGGTTACactaagctatgattgtgccactgtactccagacgggaacagagcaagaccctgtctcagcaacaacaaaacaacagggAGATAGGGGGTCAGGTGCTGACTTCACCTTAACTTCCCTGTGTGCTTTTACAGCAAGCCTGTTACCCTCTGCGAGCCTCAACTTCTCTATGTGTAACAAATGGCCAACTTTATGGGATTGTCAAGAAGCTGAAATGAGACCCTGGCTGGAGGATATTTTATGGACTATAAATTCCTAAACAATTATAATAACTTAGTTATTTATCCTATCCATGGATCACCTGGAAGTTTACAATGTGATTTAAAATGCATTCTATCATTCCACCGACCTGCAGTGAATTTTGTTGTCGTTATTACTCCAGGGACACCTAAAGGGGAAGTTTGTTTATAATTCATACCCACTCCTTGTAGAAAGGATTCAAGGCAGCCGATGATGAAAACACCCATGCTTGCAAGTGAAGGTTCTGCCTGTCACTTCTCGCAGAGGCTGCAGAAAAGGCCCAGGAGGCTGTTGATGACATGAACGACCACCAGGAGAAGCTGGAGCAGGCTGATGCACAGAAGGGTGGAGAAGAGGGACACGTGCCAGACAACAGCTGCAGAGGGCTCCAGGCAGACGGAGTTCCAGAGCGAACGGTCATACAGATAATTCCTATCCCAAAAAATAAGGAGACCAGGGGTCAGGCGATAAGTAAGGAAAGCCAAACAGGCAACCCCAGTAGAAAACTGGGGTCTCCCCTGACCAGGTCATGGGACTGGGCTCATGAGGGTGACCATTACTGCTCCATTTGCAATTTTCTGAGTATCAGAGGAGCAAGATGCTAGGATGTGTGACCCAAAGGAGCTTGTAGTTCGTCTGTGtgtctttttgtctctctctctctctctgtctgaaaAGACCAAGCCCAAGCCTCCACCCATTTACCTACTATGCAGGTCTTTGAATGGGTAACCATATTTCCAAGCTTGTGTCTGATTGAAGGACGAAACATCAAACATGCAAAAAGGACCATCTTTCAGAGCAACTCCAGAAGTGACAAAGCAAATCAGGGCTCCAAGTAAAGCCAGGCCACCTGACAACAGAGCAGTAAGCACCTGCGGAGGGAGGAGAAACGCTGAGCTAAGACGGGGTCGTGGCTGGGGAGCCTGTGGGGCGGTCTGTACAGGTCTGACTTCTCTGGTCTCGGTGTTCTTCCGTCCTGTCATGGGGGAGAATTCTGTCCATGGCACCCCCTTTGAAGCATAACCCATGGTGGGGAGGCCGTGAGGGGTTTCTAGGAGAGAAAGGACCAAGAAGCAGAATCGCAGGCCCCGGATCTCCCTGACTCCGTGAGTTCGCCTGAGCTGCTCAGCAGCTTGGCATCACAAACCTTTTGCACATTACAGCCATTCAGCCTCTGAGCTAAAGAGGAAGCTACCACAGGCCCACCACTGACTCTTCTAAGGAAAAGCTGCATTTTCAAAAGTTCCAGGTTCCCAACTCTGATTCTTCTCTATTTCAAATCAAGgataaaaaaaaggaagggagggaaggaaggaaagaaagaagcaggaaagaagggaaggagagaagtgggagggagggaaagaagggagagaaacagCGAGAGAGAAGCTGCAGCCAAGCTCTGAAATGACTCCACTTGTCGCTGCGTTTCTCCAGCCAAGAGCTTTCTTGGCCATCAGTCTGTGCTCCCACTGCCCTCCCAGAAAATAACTGGGTTTCCTTCCTTGACAGGTTTCTAGGCTGCTTCTATATTGGCTTCTTtctcgttccttccttccttctttctctctctctctttctttttgagacagagtctcgctctgtcgcccaggctggagtgcagtggcacaatctcagctcactgcaacctccacctctgagttcaagcgattctcctgcctcagcctcccaagtagctgggactacaagcatgcgccaccacacccagctaatttttgtatttttagtagaaatggggtttcactgtgttggtcaggctggtctcaatctcctgaccttgtgatccacctgcttcagcctcccaaagtgctgggattacaggcgtgagccaccgtgcccggcccatattGGATTCTTTCTTAGGgttctagatttttttctccctcccccaaaaatgcctgttttaaaaatgtgaataacaTCTACATAGCGTTTTTCTGCAGAGTCATGGAGTCATTCTCCCACTGAGGTCAAGCTGGTTTGGAGTTGGGGAGGGATCAGAGAAAGGTGCATAGTAAGTTTTGACTCTGAGTTAAAGGATTCAAGATGAATCAGTAAGCCTAGGGCAGTGGTTCCCAAAATGGGGTCCCTGCCCAGCCGCATCACATCACCTGAgaacctgttagaaatgcaaaacatCCCCCTCatcctgaatcagaaactctggggaggGAGCCCAGCAATCCGTGTTCCGGCaaaagccctccaggtgattctcatgcacaTTCAAGTGTCAGAACTACGTGCCTCAGGGAAAACCAGAATGAGAACAGACAGTGAATGAAATGTgcaagtgtttatttatttatctatttacttatttatttatttattttgaaacggagtctcgctctgtcccccaggctggagtgcagtggcgccatctcggctcactgcaacctccgcctcccaggttcaggagattttcctgcctcagcctcctgagttgctgggattacaggcgcccaccaccacgcccagctaatttttgtatttttggtagagacggggtttccccatgttggccaggctggtctcaaactcctgacctcaggtgatccacccatcttggcctcccaaagtgctaggattacaggcgtaagccaccgcgcctggcctatatttgattttttaacatGTAACTGAGTCAGTGGGCTTCCCAACATGTGGGCTGCAGATATCAGAGCAGGCTGTGGAGTTACCATAAGGCCACAGATTCATGTCTGAgaacgagtgtgtgtgtgtgtgtgtgttacacatATACTGAGATctttcaagtttatacagttgCTGCTGTAATTAATAAGGTAGAAATTtattctgggcctcagtttatctgtaaaatggaggggTTAGATTAGAATCTAGTGATTAGATGATCTCTGGAAAACTTTCCTGTTCTAAGAAAACATTAGTTAAAATAACTAGGAAAATTTCCATCAATGACACATGATTACAGTGTCACAACTCATGTCCATATTGTCCAACACCCTAAGAGAGTAACAGTTTCTCACACTGGTACAGACGTCTGGGCTTCACTAAGCACTACTCCCTTGACTTGATcagctcccattttacagatgaaagccTGAAACTGGAAAGatgaagcaacttgcccaagaacTTAGCGTTACTGAGGGTCACAGTGAGGACCTGACTTCAGGCCCCAAGACCAAAATTGCCTCTTTACCACCTGCCTCTAGAGTAATAGAGGTGGAGACACTCTGGGTGTTAGAAGAGTGGAATCTGGTGCTTACGCTTCGACAGAGCCCACTCTTACTGAAGCAGCCGTATCTCCAGCCCATCAAGGAGATGAGGATAGCTGCAGTGAGTAcctgcaggagagagaagaatgttgAGATGGGGAAATTGACTTTGCCAGCTGTTTCTAGGTGCTGCCCACAGCTGTTAGAGTGGCTGGCACCTCACATGAACTCAGTCGTCCTGTTGACTCTGACTCTGGGGACCCACATGTGTATGACGAGCCTGATTTAACGCTGTGGATGTTAACTTTCACACCCGACCTGCCTGGTCCCAAGCTAGGTTTCCTGTCTCTTAGAGCTTCTACAGATCCAAGACCAGCTTGTTAGAATAAACTTTTCTGCAAGGAATCAAAACACTCTTCCCATGCCACCTTCCTGCTCCCCGCTGGGGTCTCTTTGAGAGTTCATGTTCAGGGAACCCCGGACACTTACCATGAGGCCTCCTCCCCAGAGCCCAGTTCCCAGCATGGCATGCCTGCCAAGGAGGCCCCTCAACAGGTAGGTGACATCCCAGTTAGGAAGGAGGAGTGCCACGTTGGCCCCAGCAGCAAACAGGGCTGCAGTCCCAAGGCTCAGTCCCAGGATACGGGAGCAAGTCCGTGAGCTTGCCGGCGTGCAGGGAGAGGACACCATCCTGGAACAGATAGAAAGGGAGTCGCGGCAGCTCTGCTgtggggggatggggaagggaaCTCCAGCAGCATATCATGGGTGAGGGAAACAGACTACAGAAACCGCCACCTTCCAGGGTCAGACCAATGAGAGCCAAGCAACCtgcttaaaaactctgctccttaGGAATCTTCCCCAGTGACTAGGatttaattgtttccttttctgctaaCCCCTGTTCACACATACATAGTTTGCATTCCATCATATTTTGTTTATGCCTCTATTACAGCCAGTGATTATTTCtgacaaaaagaaatgtttaaaggtGTCTTCATGATGTCCATTgtctccacttctattcaacgttGTACTggtcctagccagtgcaatacaaaaataaaaggaagcaaACGCCATACAGATAGGTAAGAAAGAAGTAATATTGtcggccgggtatggtggctcacgcctgtaatcccagcactttgggaggctgaggcgggcggatcacgaggtcaggagttcaagaccagcctggccaacatggtgaaaccccgtcactactaaaaatacaaaaattagctgggcacggtggtgggcgcctgtaatcccagctactggggagactgaggcaggagaattgcttgaacccgggaggcagaggttgcagtgagctgagatcatgccactgcactccagcctggatgacacagcaagactccatcttaaaaaaaaaaaaaaagtaacattgtTATTATTCACAGATAATGTGATCAcattatgtagaaaatcctaaagattatTAGAATTAACAGGTGAGTTTAGCAAGGTCATAGAATaaaagattaatatacaaaaattctaTTGTATATACAAGCAATGACAAATTGAggattgaaattaaaatatatcatttacaatagcataaaaatataatacatatggatgaatttaacaaaatatttgcaagaccTATATAGTAAGAATTGCAAACCACTGCTGAGAAAATTAAtggagacctaaataaatggagatatgtACCATGTTCCTGAACCAGAAGACTCAAAATAGTTAACATGTTCTCCCTAAATTGATGCAAAGATTTAAAGCAATATCAGTCAAAATCCTAGGAGAGTTTTGttatagaaattgacaaactgaatctaaatttatatggaaatgcaaagcaaTTGTGAAgattagccaaagcaattctgaaaaacaaacaaagctggAGAACTTACGCCATGTGATTTCAAGacttacaaagctacagtaattgaaGACACTGAAGCCACGCGTAAGGAAACACATATGGACTACTGGAACAGGCTGGAGCTCAGAAACAGACCCTGTCcaggaaaaaatgattttctttttttcttgagacggagtctcgctctgttgcccaggctagagtgcagtggcgcgatctcagctcactgcaacctctgcctcccaggttcaagcgattctcctgcctcagcctcccgagtagctgggactacaggtgcccgccaccatgcccggctaattttttgtatttttagtagagacggggtttcaccgtgttagccaggacggtcttgatctcctgacctcgtgatccgcctgtctcgggctcccaaagtgctgggattacaggcgtgagccaccgcgcccggccgataaatgattttttaagaaGATGACAATTCAGCGGGAAAAAGTCTCTTCCACAAATGGTGCCGGAACAACGCATATGCAAAACAAAACTGCCTTCACTATTACTTCACAACATATTCAAAAATTCACTTGAAATGGAGCATGAGTCTAAAAGcgttataaaatttctagaataaaacacaggagaaaaacacTGGGACCTTGGGTTAGATAAAGGTTtcttactaaaatgcaaaaagtacAATCCACAAAACATGATTAATCAGActgcttaaaaatttaaatgtcggCTGGgtgcttgcctataatcccagctactcggaggctgaggcaggaaaatcgcttgaacccaggaggcagaggctgcagtgagctgagatcgcgccactgcacttcagcctgggtgacaagagcaagcgactccatctaaaaaaaaaaaatcatgctaaaagaaataagccagacactaaaggacaaatattgtatgattccacttatatgaaatattcaaaataacaactttatagagaaagaaagtagacTGGAGGTTATCAGGgactgtggggagggaggagagaatggggagttattgtttaatggttaCAGAGGTTTTCgggtttgttttgtgttgttttggttttttttgagacagagtcttgctctgtcagccaggctggagtgcagtggcacaatctcagctcactgcaacctctgcctcctgggctcaagcaattctcctgcctcagcctcccaagtagctgggactacaggcatgtgccaccacgcctggctaatttttgtatttttagtagagacagggtttcactatgttggccaggctggtcttgaactcctgacctcaggtgatctgcccgcctcggcctcccaccgcGCGCggtggttttggggttttttttagagatgcagtctcactatgttacccgagctggtcttcaactcctggactcaaatgatcctccagcctgtgcctccagagtagctatgACCAGATCTGGGCCACTGCCCACGGTTTAAGGGTTACAGACTTTCTGTTTCGGGTGaagaaaagttttggaaatagataatggtaatggttgcacatcattgcaaatgtaattaatgtcactgaattgtacactttaaaatggttaaaatgacaaATCTGATGTTACAtactttaccacaataaaaaatcaattaaaaaatttgtgATTACTCAAATACTTATCAGTAATCAATAGGTGAATCAAGACAAATTGTGTTATCCATACAAATGAGTTCTATTAGGTAATAAAATGCGTAAATTTCTGCTAcatataacatggatgaatctcaaaagcgtTGTgttaagtggaagaagccagaaacaaaagacTACTCACATGTTTCTATATATAcgaaattctagaaaaggcaaaacttttAACAGAGAGCAGATGAGCGGTTGCCATGGGCTGAGAATGGGAAAGAGGATTAGTTAGCATGGGGCATGGGAAGCTTTCTGAAGGGGTGGAAGCATTCTGTGTCTAGATTCTGGTGGTGAATACATAACTGTATGTATTGACAAAACTCATTAAACTTTGCACTTAAAATAggtgaattttattgaattttaactgtatatcaataaagctaattacaattaaaatgtcatatctagataaattataaaatgccTCTTCCACTCCTTatattcctctctctctttctctcttttatattttcattgatatgtgAACTTcttgttttttagaaaaatatgaattaaggccgggcacggtgacttacacctgtaatcccagcactttgggaggccaaggcaggtggatcgcctgatgtcaggagtttgagataagcctggtcaacatggtgaaaccgtgtctctattaaaaaatacaaaaaatttgctggacgtggtggcaggcacctgtaatcccagctactcgggtggctgaggcagcagaatcgcttgagcccaggaggcagaggttacagtaagcaaagatcgtgccattgcactccagcccaggaaacaagagtgaagctctatctaaaaaaaaaaaaaaaaaaaaaaaaaaaaaaaatatatatatatatatatatatatatatatatatatatatacatatgaattaAAATAGGACTAGTAATGTTTGGGCAGACTCATGTCAATGTGGATCTGAAAAAAGTCAGCATCATGACATCCCCAGGAAGTGGCCTGTTCCCACTGTGCAGTTCAGTTACACGTCTGTCTCCCCTTAaggctctttatttatttatttatttatttattttttattgaaaaaaattatttttagctgggtgcagtggctcacgcctgtaatcccagcactttgggaggccaaggcgggcagatcacctgaggtcaggagttcgagaccagcctggccgtcatgacaaaaccccatctctactaaaaatacaaaactagccaggtgtgatggcgcatgcctgtaatcccagctactcggaaggctgaggcaggagaatcacttcaacctgggaggtggagattgcagtgagccgagattacaccactgcactccagcctggacaacaagagtgaaactccgtctcagaagaaaaaaaaaatgtaatagaggTGAGGTCTCcttatgtggcccaggctggtctcaaactccttggctcaagggccctcccacctcagacacctaaagtgctgggaggacaggcgtgagccacggcacttgGCCCCTTGAGGCTCTTGACACGCCTATAACACACTGCTTTGCACCTAATCAGAAAATATGTGtatagaggccaggcgcggtggctcacgcctgtaaccccagcactttcggaggctgaggtgggtggatcacgaggtcaagagtttccgaccagcctagccaacatggtgtaaccccgtctctactaaaaatacaaaaaaattagctgggcatgatggcgggtgcctgtggtcccagctactcgggaggctgaggcagtagaatggcgtgaacctggggggccgagatcacaccagtgcactccagcctgggcaagagagtgagattcggtctcaaaaaaaaaaaattaacggcgtggtggtatgcgcctgtaatccaagctactcaggagcttgaggcaggagaatcgcttgagcccgagaggcagaggtggcagtgagcccagatcacaccactgcactccagcctgggtgacagagcaaaagagagagagagagagagagagagagagagaggagggagagagggagggagggaggaaggaagaaaggaaaggaaggaaggaaagaggaaggggaaggggaagggaagaaaacatatatatatatgatatggaTCAGAGGctctatatatatgcacacacacatatatatcatatacatataatgtataatgt
This region of Gorilla gorilla gorilla isolate KB3781 chromosome 2, NHGRI_mGorGor1-v2.1_pri, whole genome shotgun sequence genomic DNA includes:
- the TM4SF19 gene encoding transmembrane 4 L6 family member 19 isoform X1, whose product is MVSSPCTPASSRTCSRILGLSLGTAALFAAGANVALLLPNWDVTYLLRGLLGRHAMLGTGLWGGGLMVLTALLSGGLALLGALICFVTSGVALKDGPFCMFDVSSFNQTQAWKYGYPFKDLHSRNYLYDRSLWNSVCLEPSAAVVWHVSLFSTLLCISLLQLLLVVVHVINSLLGLFCSLCEK
- the TM4SF19 gene encoding transmembrane 4 L6 family member 19 isoform X2 — translated: MVSSPCTPASSRTCSRILGLSLGTAALFAAGANVALLLPNWDVTYLLRGLLGRHAMLGTGLWGGGLMVLTAAILISLMGWRYGCFSKSGLCRSVLTALLSGGLALLGALICFVTSGVALKDGPFCMFDVSSFNQTQAWKYGYPFKDLHSRNYLYDRSLWNSVCLEPSAAVVWHVSLFSTLLCISLLQLLLVVVHVINSLLGLFCSLCEK